A region of Natribaculum luteum DNA encodes the following proteins:
- a CDS encoding heavy metal translocating P-type ATPase: MSDRREGSDRCTLCGTAPSGSAVEAESGEQFCSSGCRDVYETLGTVEAGDESAVEPSHGEETHGRTQRSDVEYANDALARTFFRVDGMHSAMCESFLESVAEARDGVESAAASYVTEVVRVDHDPDRVSKRELRDALSTVGYTAYLREEASGTDEEGGTQRSREMHGLRKRRTDDVLEFRYIVGVVFGMFMLVPYVAVLYPVYLASFSDAGMLALFRDSFGGFDGLAFVRLFSVLTGAILYFTGMPLLRGAYVSLKMRRPSTDLLATLTIVSAYLYGTVAGLTGRIDVYYDLTIVVAAVVMAASFYEETAKRRAMNRLTDLTVSQVDEARRYEPGGTTSDVPVGDLEPGDRVLVRQGERIPVDGTLVDGGCTVDEAVVTGESLPVSKRAGDDVVGGSVVTGDAAVVEVGTETTSSIDRLTRDVWDLQSAEHGVQRRAERLAATALPLVLGAAAVVGVVRFLLGASPTATLLAVLLTVIVSSPWALGFATPLSVASSIQEAMERGIVVFDETVFERLRDVDVVVFDKTGTLTTGEMTVLEADASEELLRAAAVLERRTSHPAARAIERAFVDETDGSEPVRSDGGRFDGRADELDVQEFRSHATGVEGVVDGRTVLVGHPDLFRERGWTLDEGTEARVREARDRGRLPVVVGRDGAADGVVIVGDEPRDDWEETVTAMTEAGIEVVVLTGDDEAATDVFSRHPDVEYVFASVPPEGKTATIRRLKADGRVAMVGDGTNDAPALAEADLGISLGGGTALASDAADLAIVDDELVAVERAFSLSVAAGRRVERNLWLGLGYNAIVIPVAVVGALNPLVTTAAVTVSSLLVVANSSRPLLE; encoded by the coding sequence GTGAGTGATCGACGAGAGGGGAGTGACCGTTGCACACTGTGTGGGACGGCACCCTCCGGGTCGGCCGTCGAAGCCGAGTCCGGCGAGCAGTTCTGTTCGTCCGGCTGTCGAGACGTGTACGAGACGCTCGGGACAGTCGAAGCCGGAGACGAAAGCGCCGTCGAACCTTCTCACGGCGAGGAAACGCACGGTCGGACGCAGCGATCCGACGTCGAGTACGCAAACGACGCACTGGCCCGCACGTTCTTTCGGGTCGACGGGATGCACTCGGCGATGTGCGAGTCGTTTCTCGAGTCGGTCGCCGAGGCTCGCGACGGCGTCGAGAGCGCGGCGGCGAGTTACGTCACGGAGGTCGTGCGAGTCGACCACGACCCCGATCGCGTGTCGAAACGCGAACTCAGGGACGCGCTGAGTACGGTCGGCTACACGGCGTACCTTCGCGAGGAAGCGAGTGGCACAGACGAAGAGGGCGGAACACAGCGGTCGCGGGAGATGCACGGCCTCCGGAAGCGCCGGACGGACGACGTACTCGAGTTTCGGTACATCGTCGGCGTCGTCTTCGGGATGTTCATGCTGGTCCCCTACGTCGCGGTCCTGTATCCGGTGTATCTCGCGTCGTTCTCCGACGCGGGGATGCTGGCGCTGTTCCGTGACAGCTTCGGCGGCTTCGACGGACTGGCGTTCGTGCGGCTGTTCTCCGTGCTGACGGGAGCGATCCTCTACTTCACGGGGATGCCGCTCCTGCGCGGTGCGTACGTCAGCCTGAAGATGCGACGTCCGAGCACCGACCTGCTGGCGACGCTGACGATCGTGAGCGCCTACCTCTACGGGACGGTCGCCGGCCTCACGGGACGGATCGACGTCTACTACGATCTGACAATCGTGGTCGCCGCCGTGGTGATGGCAGCGTCGTTCTACGAGGAGACGGCCAAACGGCGCGCGATGAATCGGCTCACGGACCTGACGGTCTCGCAGGTCGACGAGGCACGGCGGTACGAACCGGGTGGGACGACGAGCGACGTCCCGGTGGGGGACCTCGAGCCCGGCGACCGGGTTCTCGTCCGGCAGGGCGAGCGAATTCCGGTCGACGGGACGCTCGTCGACGGCGGCTGTACGGTCGACGAGGCCGTCGTCACCGGGGAGTCGCTCCCGGTCTCGAAACGAGCCGGCGACGACGTCGTCGGTGGCTCGGTCGTCACGGGCGACGCGGCGGTCGTCGAAGTGGGCACGGAGACGACGAGCAGCATCGACCGACTCACGCGCGACGTCTGGGACCTCCAGTCTGCAGAACACGGTGTGCAGCGCCGTGCCGAGCGACTCGCCGCGACTGCCCTCCCGCTCGTCCTGGGTGCCGCCGCCGTGGTCGGCGTGGTACGGTTCCTCCTCGGCGCGAGTCCGACGGCGACGCTGCTGGCCGTGCTCCTGACCGTGATCGTCTCGAGTCCGTGGGCGCTTGGCTTCGCGACGCCGCTTTCGGTCGCCTCGAGCATCCAGGAGGCGATGGAGCGGGGGATCGTCGTCTTCGACGAGACCGTCTTCGAACGGCTCCGGGACGTCGACGTCGTCGTCTTCGACAAGACGGGGACGCTCACGACTGGCGAGATGACAGTCCTCGAAGCCGACGCGTCGGAGGAGCTCCTGCGGGCCGCCGCCGTACTGGAGCGGCGGACGTCACATCCGGCCGCGAGGGCGATCGAGCGTGCGTTCGTCGACGAAACGGACGGGAGCGAGCCAGTGCGGTCTGACGGCGGACGATTCGACGGTCGGGCGGACGAACTGGACGTCCAGGAGTTCCGGAGCCACGCGACCGGCGTCGAGGGAGTCGTCGACGGACGGACGGTACTGGTGGGCCACCCCGACCTCTTTCGAGAGCGTGGCTGGACTCTCGACGAAGGGACTGAAGCGCGCGTTCGCGAGGCTCGAGACCGCGGTCGCCTCCCCGTCGTCGTCGGTCGAGATGGAGCGGCAGACGGCGTCGTGATCGTCGGTGACGAGCCGAGAGACGACTGGGAGGAGACCGTCACCGCGATGACCGAGGCGGGGATCGAGGTCGTGGTCCTCACCGGCGACGACGAAGCGGCGACCGACGTCTTCAGTCGCCACCCCGACGTCGAGTACGTGTTCGCGAGCGTCCCGCCCGAGGGGAAGACGGCGACGATTCGGCGACTGAAAGCCGACGGCAGGGTGGCGATGGTCGGCGACGGAACGAACGACGCGCCCGCGCTCGCCGAGGCCGACCTCGGGATCTCTCTCGGCGGCGGTACGGCACTGGCGTCGGACGCCGCCGACCTCGCCATCGTCGACGACGAGCTCGTGGCGGTCGAGCGAGCGTTCTCCCTCTCGGTTGCTGCGGGACGACGCGTCGAACGGAATCTCTGGCTGGGACTCGGCTACAACGCGATCGTGATCCCCGTCGCAGTAGTGGGCGCGTTGAACCCGCTGGTGACGACTGCTGCCGTCACGGTGAGCAGTCTCCTCGTCGTCGCGAACTCGTCGCGGCCGCTTCTCGAGTGA
- a CDS encoding tyrosine-type recombinase/integrase: MSGLEPITPEQAVKLHLDAMRDSNAEWTRVSHRSHLRAFVEWCREEAGIDNMNELSGRDLYHFRVWRREGGYSKGQDEEIAPKTLHSVLTTVRSFLKFCGEIEAVHEDLYLKVPLPSLSPGQEVSDSTMVPERIPPILEYLDRYEYASRDHVVFLLIWHTGARLGGIRALDVGDCELDGRKPTVEFVHRPETGTPLKNDEGGERVNRISDRVAQTLRDYISGPRKTVTDDEGRRPLVSTAQGRVAPSTLRNIVYRWTKPCQIGDECPHDEDPETCEWTSYNTACKCPSTRSPHDLRKARVTKYRNEGVARGIVSDRLDASNQILDKHYDRASKREKADRRWREIQQ, from the coding sequence GTGAGCGGCCTCGAGCCGATCACACCCGAGCAGGCCGTCAAGCTCCACCTGGACGCGATGCGTGACAGCAACGCGGAGTGGACGCGCGTTTCACACCGGAGTCACCTGCGCGCGTTCGTCGAGTGGTGTCGCGAAGAGGCCGGAATCGACAACATGAACGAGTTGTCGGGCCGGGATCTCTACCACTTCCGCGTGTGGCGACGCGAAGGCGGGTATTCGAAGGGGCAAGACGAGGAGATCGCCCCGAAGACGCTCCACTCGGTGTTGACGACTGTTCGGTCGTTCCTGAAGTTCTGCGGGGAGATCGAAGCGGTTCACGAGGATCTGTATCTGAAGGTTCCGCTCCCAAGTCTCTCACCGGGCCAGGAGGTGAGCGACAGCACGATGGTCCCCGAGCGAATCCCGCCGATCCTCGAGTACCTGGACCGGTACGAGTACGCGAGCCGGGACCACGTGGTGTTCTTGCTCATCTGGCATACGGGTGCCCGCCTCGGTGGTATCCGCGCGCTCGACGTCGGTGACTGCGAACTCGATGGACGGAAACCGACGGTCGAGTTCGTTCACCGACCGGAGACGGGAACGCCGTTGAAGAACGACGAGGGCGGCGAACGGGTCAACCGAATCAGCGACCGGGTGGCACAGACGCTACGCGATTACATTTCCGGTCCTCGAAAGACGGTGACCGACGACGAGGGTCGACGACCGCTCGTTTCGACCGCCCAGGGACGCGTCGCGCCCTCGACGCTCCGGAACATCGTCTACAGGTGGACCAAGCCGTGCCAGATCGGCGACGAGTGTCCCCACGACGAAGATCCGGAGACGTGCGAGTGGACGTCGTACAACACGGCGTGCAAGTGCCCCTCGACCCGGTCACCTCACGATCTCCGGAAAGCTCGAGTCACGAAGTACCGTAACGAGGGGGTCGCTCGAGGGATCGTTTCCGATCGACTCGATGCCTCGAACCAGATTCTCGACAAGCACTACGACCGCGCATCGAAGCGCGAGAAAGCAGACCGCCGATGGAGAGAAATCCAGCAGTGA